The proteins below are encoded in one region of Peribacillus muralis:
- a CDS encoding FUSC family protein has product MKFGARILKTGIAIVLALYLSELLNLPAPVLSGIAAIFAIQPTIYRSYQTVLEQIQGNIIGALVAVSFVLLFGNDIFIIGLAVMVVITINLKLKMDKTIVLSIVTVIAIMESQDGEFLNFAFIRLSSVLLGIVSSFVVNLVFIPPKYEAKLYTRITDVTEDILKWIRISTRHATEHTLLKKDISRLKAELLDLEHIYSMYKEEREYFKKNSLAKARKLVIYRQMIITTKKAFETLKRIHKFENEIYQMPEGFQRSILHQLDSLIRKHEQLILLHIEKIKSIGEIEDWDQDCLSRKELLAHFFEQQNHVDEMHDDLGHLSARLVPLISSVIEYDEQLEHLEKLIVSFQSFHKEENEISVQYEED; this is encoded by the coding sequence ATGAAGTTTGGTGCCCGCATTCTCAAAACAGGAATAGCAATCGTTTTAGCGCTTTATCTTTCGGAACTGCTTAACCTGCCTGCTCCTGTCCTTTCTGGGATTGCTGCAATTTTTGCCATACAGCCGACCATTTACCGTTCATACCAAACGGTGCTGGAGCAAATACAAGGAAATATCATTGGTGCGTTGGTTGCTGTCTCCTTCGTTTTGCTGTTCGGAAATGATATTTTTATAATCGGCCTTGCCGTCATGGTTGTCATAACCATCAATTTAAAATTGAAAATGGATAAAACGATTGTCCTGTCCATCGTGACGGTCATTGCCATCATGGAAAGCCAGGACGGGGAATTCCTGAATTTTGCCTTTATACGTCTCTCCTCCGTTTTGCTTGGTATCGTTTCATCTTTTGTCGTGAATCTCGTATTCATTCCTCCCAAGTATGAAGCAAAGCTGTATACACGGATTACCGATGTGACGGAAGATATCTTGAAATGGATCAGGATCAGCACAAGGCATGCTACAGAACACACTTTATTGAAGAAAGACATCAGCCGCCTGAAAGCGGAATTGCTCGATTTGGAACATATCTATTCCATGTACAAAGAGGAACGGGAATATTTCAAGAAGAACAGTTTAGCTAAAGCTAGGAAGCTTGTCATTTACCGGCAGATGATCATTACAACGAAAAAAGCGTTTGAAACCTTGAAGCGAATCCATAAATTCGAGAATGAGATCTATCAAATGCCTGAAGGTTTCCAGCGGAGTATCCTACACCAGCTCGATTCCTTGATCCGGAAGCATGAGCAGTTGATTTTATTGCATATTGAAAAAATCAAATCAATCGGGGAGATTGAGGATTGGGACCAGGATTGTTTAAGTCGGAAAGAACTGCTAGCCCACTTTTTCGAACAGCAAAATCATGTGGATGAAATGCATGATGATCTTGGCCACCTTTCTGCCCGCCTTGTTCCATTGATTTCTTCCGTCATCGAATATGACGAACAATTGGAGCATCTTGAAAAGCTGATTGTCAGCTTTCAGTCCTTCCATAAGGAAGAAAACGAAATTTCTGTTCAATATGAAGAAGATTAA
- a CDS encoding MarR family winged helix-turn-helix transcriptional regulator — translation MRRLDFKWEVTNSIEMQIFRIRKKLRAIVAKNLQPYGLTSPQFFILLILKKEGSIKSTDLADFLTVKPSAITVFVDKLVEMDYVKRQPSEKDRRVINLELKEAGKEILGKVLAEHNRSIGKNFNSFTEEELQDLMGKLETIEKAADQNLLDD, via the coding sequence GTGAGAAGGCTGGATTTTAAATGGGAAGTAACGAATAGTATAGAAATGCAGATTTTTCGGATTAGGAAGAAACTTCGTGCCATCGTGGCGAAAAACCTTCAGCCTTATGGATTAACGTCGCCTCAATTTTTCATATTATTGATATTAAAAAAAGAGGGATCGATTAAATCGACAGATCTGGCTGACTTCTTGACCGTAAAGCCAAGTGCGATCACCGTATTTGTAGATAAGCTGGTCGAAATGGATTATGTGAAGCGCCAGCCCTCTGAAAAGGACCGCAGGGTCATTAACCTTGAATTGAAAGAGGCGGGAAAAGAGATTTTGGGAAAAGTGCTTGCGGAGCATAACCGTTCGATAGGGAAGAACTTCAATTCATTCACGGAAGAAGAACTGCAGGATCTTATGGGTAAATTGGAAACGATTGAAAAGGCGGCAGATCAAAACCTTTTGGATGATTGA
- a CDS encoding HlyD family efflux transporter periplasmic adaptor subunit, which translates to MNRGRLVLINVIGLVIILAVVAGGAYYYYESTNFIKTDEAKVTGDLYTIVAPAAGKLADWDLEEGDSVSKNAKVANVTSAEGKETVKTAAQGTVVKTQVHDEQLVQAGQTLAQTIDMDDLSITANIEENKLKDIEKGDSVDIIIDGDSGTVFEGTLEQIGYATTSVFSVMGNQNSSGNYTKVTQKVPVKISIKAPSDKVLPGMNAEVKISTN; encoded by the coding sequence GTGAATAGAGGACGTTTAGTTTTAATCAATGTCATTGGTTTGGTTATTATATTAGCGGTTGTAGCCGGTGGGGCTTATTACTATTATGAAAGCACGAATTTCATTAAAACGGATGAAGCAAAAGTGACAGGAGATTTATATACGATCGTTGCACCTGCTGCCGGTAAACTAGCGGATTGGGACTTAGAAGAAGGTGACAGTGTCAGCAAAAATGCTAAAGTGGCGAACGTAACCAGTGCAGAAGGAAAAGAAACGGTAAAAACAGCCGCACAAGGTACTGTCGTTAAAACTCAGGTACATGATGAACAGCTAGTCCAAGCAGGTCAAACACTGGCTCAAACCATTGATATGGATGATTTATCCATCACAGCCAATATTGAAGAAAACAAATTGAAAGATATTGAAAAAGGTGACAGTGTCGATATCATCATCGATGGCGATTCCGGTACTGTCTTCGAAGGTACATTGGAACAAATCGGTTATGCTACAACTTCCGTCTTTTCCGTGATGGGCAACCAAAACAGCAGCGGAAACTATACGAAAGTCACGCAAAAGGTACCAGTTAAAATTTCCATTAAAGCACCATCCGATAAAGTTCTGCCTGGTATGAATGCAGAAGTGAAAATCTCAACAAATTAA
- a CDS encoding EamA family transporter: MQLLKYSIMVLIGSISYGTLSTMMKFGFMDGHSSGELVGSQYLLGWLIISVLFLFSFKYKVPWKSVGLLMITGMMSTFVGKAYAVSVSELPASIAVVFLFQFTWIGVLIESFLNKRRPDKNKLIAIFVLFIGTLLAGAIFGQPLSALSLKGVSFGLLSALLFALYMFCNSQFAVGESSMKRLFFIATGAMLTAVFTTNPVTLVTNLVQTNLWYYGLLLGTLGVLVPFFFFSVSLPKVGVGLGTILCAAELPSAMVVSVIFLNEQVTSLQWFGMCLIIFGIALPEGIKHLPQFLPGRKKALHENRIP; the protein is encoded by the coding sequence ATGCAACTTTTGAAGTATTCCATAATGGTGTTAATAGGTTCGATTTCATATGGTACATTATCGACCATGATGAAGTTTGGTTTCATGGATGGCCATTCTTCTGGTGAACTGGTCGGCAGTCAATATCTGTTAGGATGGCTGATCATTTCCGTGTTATTCCTTTTTTCTTTTAAATATAAAGTGCCTTGGAAAAGCGTCGGATTACTTATGATTACAGGCATGATGTCCACTTTCGTCGGAAAGGCATACGCCGTTTCCGTTTCAGAGCTTCCAGCTTCGATTGCCGTTGTCTTTTTATTTCAATTCACGTGGATAGGTGTCCTCATTGAAAGCTTCCTAAATAAAAGACGCCCGGATAAAAATAAACTCATCGCCATATTCGTCCTGTTCATCGGCACATTATTGGCAGGGGCCATTTTTGGGCAGCCTCTTTCAGCATTAAGCTTGAAGGGTGTATCGTTCGGACTGTTATCTGCGCTTCTTTTTGCGCTTTATATGTTTTGCAACTCCCAATTCGCAGTTGGGGAATCCTCGATGAAACGGTTGTTTTTCATCGCAACAGGTGCAATGTTGACTGCGGTATTCACGACCAACCCTGTTACGCTAGTTACGAACCTTGTCCAAACGAACTTATGGTACTATGGTCTATTGCTTGGCACATTAGGTGTCCTTGTTCCCTTCTTCTTCTTTTCAGTAAGCTTACCGAAAGTGGGAGTCGGTCTTGGAACGATACTTTGTGCCGCGGAACTGCCTTCGGCTATGGTCGTTTCCGTCATCTTCTTGAATGAACAAGTTACATCGCTGCAATGGTTCGGGATGTGCTTAATCATTTTCGGCATTGCCCTGCCCGAGGGAATAAAGCATCTTCCACAATTTCTTCCTGGCAGAAAAAAGGCGCTGCATGAAAATAGAATTCCATGA
- a CDS encoding DHA2 family efflux MFS transporter permease subunit: protein MSINENKGMKQFAPMLIILMLGLFMVILNQTLLSVAMPRMMAEFNVAATTIQWLSTGFMLVNGALIPLSAFLIERFGTRILFLAAMFLFTVGTLICGIAPNFPVILTGRLIQAAGGGILQPLVMTIILFIFPPEMRGKGMGIFGLAIMFAPAIGPTLSGWVIQEYSWRVMFYAMVPLGMIIMILAFLSMRNVAEPKKIKLDLLGASLSLIGVASLLYGVSEAGSKGWTDSLVLGTIIIGLILLTLFVVQQLKSDTPMLDFRVFKYDMFVLSNIISAIVTVAMFTGIFLLPIYLQTLRGFTPVQSGLLMLPGALVMMVMSPISGALFDKVGPRPLALIGLAITAVTTYEFAKLTTETTYSTLVIIYAIRALGMSMLMMPIMTAGMNQLPKYLNTHGTAMSNTLKQVTGAIGTSFVTTIYTNRATFHGTSLGMDMSTSDPGFVQNFQAIVQSIMSTMNQTSEQARETAMSLISTQIQGQANVMGINDAFFWATGFAVVGIVLSLFLRDVRKDKVIQQAKEEKLDVPLLPSPVKKSV, encoded by the coding sequence ATCTCAATAAACGAAAACAAGGGCATGAAACAGTTTGCCCCGATGTTAATTATCTTAATGCTGGGTTTGTTCATGGTCATTTTGAACCAAACCCTGCTTAGTGTCGCCATGCCGAGGATGATGGCCGAATTCAATGTAGCTGCGACGACGATTCAGTGGTTATCAACTGGTTTCATGCTTGTGAACGGGGCATTGATCCCACTGTCCGCCTTCCTGATAGAACGATTCGGCACGCGAATTCTATTTTTGGCTGCCATGTTTCTATTTACGGTCGGAACCCTTATCTGCGGCATAGCGCCAAATTTCCCAGTCATCCTCACAGGCCGGTTGATTCAGGCTGCCGGCGGAGGAATCCTGCAGCCATTGGTCATGACGATCATCCTTTTTATCTTCCCGCCGGAAATGCGCGGAAAAGGGATGGGAATCTTCGGGTTGGCCATCATGTTTGCCCCTGCCATCGGACCGACTTTATCAGGTTGGGTCATACAGGAATATAGCTGGCGGGTCATGTTCTACGCAATGGTCCCATTAGGCATGATCATCATGATTCTAGCCTTCTTAAGTATGCGGAATGTTGCGGAGCCCAAGAAGATCAAATTGGACTTATTGGGTGCATCACTATCCTTGATCGGTGTCGCCTCACTCTTATACGGTGTCAGTGAAGCAGGTTCCAAAGGCTGGACGGATTCCCTCGTTCTCGGAACGATCATCATCGGACTCATCCTGCTGACCCTATTTGTGGTTCAACAGCTAAAATCGGATACACCAATGCTCGACTTCCGTGTATTTAAATATGACATGTTCGTATTATCGAATATCATTTCGGCCATCGTTACAGTTGCCATGTTTACAGGCATTTTCTTATTGCCTATTTATTTACAGACGTTAAGAGGATTTACACCTGTTCAATCCGGACTGTTGATGCTGCCGGGAGCCCTTGTAATGATGGTGATGTCACCCATTTCTGGAGCGCTATTCGACAAAGTGGGGCCACGTCCACTAGCATTGATTGGGTTAGCGATAACCGCGGTCACAACCTATGAATTCGCTAAATTGACTACGGAGACCACGTATTCGACCTTGGTCATCATCTACGCCATTCGTGCCCTTGGAATGTCCATGCTGATGATGCCGATCATGACAGCCGGGATGAATCAGCTGCCGAAGTACTTGAATACCCATGGAACGGCGATGAGCAATACGCTTAAACAAGTGACCGGGGCCATCGGTACCAGCTTTGTCACGACCATCTATACCAATCGCGCTACTTTCCATGGAACTTCCTTAGGAATGGATATGAGTACGAGTGATCCCGGTTTTGTTCAGAATTTCCAAGCGATCGTCCAATCCATCATGAGCACCATGAATCAAACGAGCGAGCAAGCAAGGGAAACAGCAATGTCATTGATTTCTACCCAAATCCAGGGGCAAGCTAATGTAATGGGTATCAATGATGCATTCTTTTGGGCAACAGGCTTCGCGGTTGTCGGAATCGTACTCTCACTGTTTTTACGTGATGTCCGTAAGGATAAAGTAATCCAACAAGCCAAAGAAGAAAAATTGGATGTACCTTTACTGCCTTCACCAGTGAAAAAATCGGTTTAA
- a CDS encoding ABC transporter ATP-binding protein yields MGSIKRYLHFVKPYKWQIIGTVLIGLLKFAIPLLLPLLSKYIVDDIIGNGDLSKAVKSERLLWAMGIMLFIFVAIRPPIEYYRQYFAQWTGTKILYDIRNDLFTHIQKLSFKYYSNTRVGEVISRMITDVEQTKNFVITGLMNLWLDIATIIIVIAIMFKMDVKLTIVSIIMLPFYAFSIKHFFGKLRTYTRVRSQALADVQSHLHERVSGMSVIKSFAIEDREQELFAQQNKNFLDKALKHTSWNAKSFAVVNTITDIAPLLVIGFAGYQVIHDQLSLGTMVAFVGFIDRLYNPLRRLVNSSTTMTQTLASMDRVFEFIDEKYDIDDEPGAKELKHVNGHITFEDVSFAYDESEAPVLKHINLDVLPGETIALVGMSGGGKSSIVSLISRFYDVTEGRVLLDGSDIRNYKVRSLRDKIGMVLQDNILFSESVKANILMGRPDASDEEVVEAAKAANAHDFIIGLKEGYETKVGERGVKLSGGQKQRVAIARVFLKNPPILVLDEATSALDLESEHYIQEALDILANNRTTIIVAHRLSTITHADRIVHIDNGEITEIGTHEELMKKQGHYYGLFQVQQLDS; encoded by the coding sequence GTGGGGAGCATCAAGAGATATTTACATTTTGTCAAGCCATATAAATGGCAAATAATCGGGACGGTACTAATCGGTCTGTTAAAATTCGCGATTCCGTTGCTGCTTCCACTGCTCAGTAAATATATCGTGGATGACATCATCGGAAATGGCGACTTGTCAAAGGCAGTGAAATCAGAACGCCTTTTATGGGCTATGGGCATCATGTTATTCATTTTTGTTGCGATAAGACCGCCGATCGAGTATTATCGCCAGTATTTCGCACAATGGACAGGAACGAAAATTCTATATGACATCCGAAATGATTTATTTACCCATATACAGAAGCTAAGCTTCAAATATTATTCGAACACAAGAGTGGGAGAGGTCATCTCGAGGATGATCACGGATGTGGAACAAACAAAGAACTTTGTCATCACGGGGTTGATGAACCTTTGGCTTGATATAGCCACCATTATCATCGTAATAGCCATCATGTTCAAGATGGACGTGAAGTTGACGATTGTATCGATCATCATGCTTCCCTTCTATGCATTCTCGATCAAGCATTTCTTCGGCAAGCTCAGAACTTATACAAGGGTCCGCTCCCAAGCGTTAGCGGATGTACAGAGTCACCTTCATGAAAGGGTTTCTGGGATGTCTGTCATTAAAAGCTTTGCAATAGAAGATCGGGAACAAGAACTATTTGCACAACAGAACAAGAATTTTTTGGATAAGGCCCTGAAGCATACAAGCTGGAATGCTAAATCCTTTGCTGTCGTCAATACAATTACGGATATTGCTCCGTTGCTCGTAATAGGGTTTGCAGGTTATCAGGTCATTCATGATCAACTATCATTGGGGACGATGGTTGCGTTCGTCGGCTTCATAGACAGGCTTTATAATCCTCTTAGACGATTGGTCAATTCTTCGACGACCATGACCCAAACTTTGGCGTCGATGGACAGGGTGTTTGAGTTCATCGATGAGAAGTATGATATCGATGATGAGCCGGGAGCGAAAGAGCTGAAACATGTAAATGGCCATATTACATTCGAGGATGTTTCGTTTGCGTATGACGAGAGTGAGGCACCTGTATTAAAGCATATAAATTTGGATGTGTTGCCTGGAGAAACCATTGCATTGGTCGGCATGAGCGGCGGGGGGAAATCCTCGATCGTCAGCTTGATTTCCCGTTTCTATGATGTGACGGAGGGAAGGGTATTATTGGATGGATCCGATATCCGGAACTATAAAGTCCGCAGCCTAAGAGATAAAATCGGCATGGTTCTGCAGGATAATATCTTATTTAGTGAATCGGTCAAGGCCAATATCCTGATGGGCAGGCCCGATGCAAGTGATGAGGAAGTTGTTGAAGCGGCAAAAGCTGCGAATGCCCATGACTTTATCATCGGTCTTAAAGAGGGGTACGAAACGAAGGTAGGGGAGCGGGGCGTGAAATTATCCGGTGGGCAAAAGCAGCGGGTTGCCATCGCGAGAGTCTTTTTGAAAAATCCGCCTATCCTCGTTCTGGACGAAGCCACATCCGCCTTGGACTTAGAGAGTGAACATTATATCCAGGAGGCGCTGGACATTTTGGCCAATAACCGGACCACCATCATCGTGGCTCACCGCTTATCCACGATCACCCATGCCGATCGCATCGTTCATATTGACAATGGAGAAATCACCGAAATTGGAACACACGAAGAACTTATGAAAAAGCAAGGGCATTATTACGGTCTATTTCAAGTGCAACAATTGGATTCCTGA
- a CDS encoding NAD(P)H-dependent oxidoreductase codes for MKIYVVYDSEGNHTKALAESIAQGAAAVPGAEVLIDHVNEADVYKLQDMDAIIWGCPGHFGTISSSLKAWIDKLGYLWAEGTLINKVGAVFCTTATVHGGLEATMLNLITPMLHQGMIIVGLPGTVPENALYGSYYGVGISCPPGKDDNISKNDLLLGEALGKRVAHVTRSFTNEL; via the coding sequence ATGAAAATCTATGTTGTGTACGACAGTGAAGGCAACCATACAAAAGCACTTGCCGAATCAATAGCTCAGGGAGCCGCTGCGGTTCCTGGAGCCGAGGTTCTCATTGACCATGTAAACGAGGCGGATGTTTATAAGCTTCAGGATATGGATGCCATCATTTGGGGCTGCCCTGGCCATTTCGGAACCATCAGTTCGAGTTTGAAGGCTTGGATTGACAAACTTGGATATTTATGGGCAGAAGGGACGCTCATCAATAAAGTGGGTGCGGTATTCTGCACGACGGCAACCGTTCACGGAGGGTTAGAGGCTACCATGCTCAATCTTATCACTCCAATGCTTCATCAAGGAATGATCATTGTCGGCTTGCCCGGCACCGTTCCTGAAAACGCCTTATATGGTTCTTACTATGGTGTCGGGATAAGCTGCCCGCCCGGCAAGGACGATAACATCTCCAAAAATGACTTGCTACTTGGGGAAGCATTGGGAAAACGGGTAGCCCATGTCACCCGTTCATTCACAAACGAGCTCTAG
- the ntdP gene encoding nucleoside tri-diphosphate phosphatase: MGIVPAEGGKIQIHSYKHNGHIHRIWEETTVLKGTQNLMIAANDRTMVTESDGRTWITREPAICYFHSKYWFNVIGMLREDGVYYYCNISSPFTYDSGALKYIDYDLDIKVFPDMTFNLLDEDEYERHRKEMNYPDAIDSILKMNVDYLIYMIRQRKGPFSAEFIDSWYERFLTYR, translated from the coding sequence ATGGGGATTGTTCCTGCCGAAGGAGGAAAAATCCAAATCCATAGCTATAAACATAATGGACATATCCATCGTATCTGGGAAGAAACAACCGTATTAAAAGGGACCCAAAATCTGATGATAGCCGCGAATGACCGTACTATGGTGACGGAATCAGATGGTAGGACCTGGATTACGCGTGAGCCGGCGATTTGCTATTTTCATTCAAAGTATTGGTTTAATGTTATCGGAATGTTGAGAGAGGACGGGGTTTATTATTATTGCAACATCAGTTCACCGTTCACATACGATTCAGGAGCATTGAAATACATTGATTATGACCTGGACATTAAAGTATTCCCAGATATGACGTTTAATTTGCTGGATGAGGATGAATATGAAAGGCATCGGAAAGAAATGAATTACCCGGATGCCATCGATTCAATATTAAAAATGAACGTAGACTATTTAATTTATATGATACGCCAGCGAAAGGGACCATTCTCCGCAGAGTTCATCGATAGTTGGTACGAACGCTTCTTGACCTATCGATGA